A stretch of the Sphingobacterium thalpophilum genome encodes the following:
- a CDS encoding low affinity iron permease family protein yields the protein MKKNKNKKNLFERFSNWATHATGSSAAFILATSTVIIWAISGPVFNYSETWQLVINTGTTIVTFLMVFLIQKSQNKDSKAIHLKLNELIASHQGTSNRMVNLEDLSEDELDQLAKFYSHIAELALKENDLTCTHSIDAARENHDSKRKRRQGASQDMDVVSKADKSGTSTRKNG from the coding sequence AAAAAGAACAAAAATAAGAAAAACTTGTTCGAGCGATTTTCAAATTGGGCAACTCATGCCACTGGTAGTTCCGCCGCCTTTATTTTGGCGACCTCTACCGTGATTATCTGGGCAATAAGTGGTCCCGTATTCAATTATTCCGAAACTTGGCAGCTCGTCATCAACACAGGGACAACTATTGTCACCTTTTTAATGGTTTTTCTAATACAGAAATCGCAGAATAAGGACTCCAAAGCAATCCATTTAAAACTTAATGAGCTGATTGCTTCGCACCAGGGGACCAGTAATCGTATGGTTAACCTCGAAGATCTAAGCGAAGACGAACTGGACCAACTTGCAAAATTCTATTCGCATATCGCGGAATTAGCATTAAAGGAAAACGACCTAACCTGCACGCACTCCATCGATGCAGCACGTGAAAATCACGATTCCAAAAGGAAAAGAAGACAAGGCGCTAGTCAAGATATGGATGTAGTATCAAAAGCAGATAAGTCCGGTACATCGACCAGAAAAAATGGCTGA